The following proteins come from a genomic window of Ictalurus furcatus strain D&B chromosome 26, Billie_1.0, whole genome shotgun sequence:
- the LOC128602034 gene encoding gamma-crystallin M2-like yields the protein MAEVKPMSSVSSPPGKCWDTHTRIVNMGRVIFYEDRNFQGRSYECSGDCSDMSTYLSRCHSCRVESGCWMAYDRPNYMGNQYFMRRGEYADYMNMWGWGNNCIRSCRMIPMHRGAYRMRLYERDNFMGQMNEVMDDCDSVSDRYHWSNGCMSCHVMDGHWLMYEHPHYKGRMWYFGPGEYRNFRDYGGMRFMSMRRIMDSWY from the exons ATGGCAGAGGTTAAACCGATGTCCAGTGTCAGTTCACCACCAGGCAAGtgctgggacacacacactcgcatcgtCAACATGGGCAGA GTTATCTTCTACGAGGACAGGAACTTCCAGGGCCGCTCCTATGAGTGCAGCGGTGACTGCTCCGATATGTCCACCTACCTGAGCCGCTGCCACTCGTGCAGGGTGGAGAGCGGCTGCTGGATGGCGTACGATCGTCCCAACTACATGGGCAACCAGTACTTCATGAGAAGAGGAGAGTACGCTGACTACATGAACATGTGGGGCTGGGGCAACAACTGCATCAGATCCTGTCGTATGATCCCTATG CACCGAGGAGCTTACAGGATGAGGCTCTACGAGAGGGACAACTTCATGGGTCAGATGAATGAGGTGATGGATGACTGCGATTCCGTCAGCGACCGCTACCACTGGTCCAACGGCTGCATGTCCTGCCACGTGATGGACGGCCACTGGCTCATGTACGAGCATCCTCACTACAAAGGCAGGATGTGGTACTTCGGCCCCGGAGAGTACCGCAACTTCCGGGACTACGGTGGCATGAGGTTCATGAGCATGAGGCGCATCATGGACTCCTGGTATTAA